The following is a genomic window from Xiphophorus couchianus chromosome 5, X_couchianus-1.0, whole genome shotgun sequence.
GGCGCCGGCCGGCCAGTGCGCATGAGCGGGAATAAGCACAGAAAGCTCCGTTTGTAATCTCATCTGCAGTAGCTTTTCACTCCGGGTTAAACAGAAGTTGTTACCGTTGGGATTAAGGAGACTTTTGTCAGCAGTTCCGTGAAAAAGCACAGCTAGCACACTTTGTCTGTGATGCATTTTTAACCGACAGGAAATCCTTGTTTGGACATTTCAGCACTGGACAGCGGTCCGCGCGCGAGGGCGTTCGGCATGTGGCAGGGCTGGTTTGTGACGGCTGTAGGTGGGCAGGAGCTGAGCGCGTGGAGGACCCTCCACAGCATCCCCCCCACCGAGGCAGCAAACACGGGACTGCAGGAAATGAGCATCCCGCAGTTCCTCCTGAAGGGCTCCGTCGTGGTTTCGGCAGTTGTCGCGCTCTTGACGAACTTTTCGGTGCTGCTATGCTTCACCCAGAGCGCAGAGTTACGATCCCACGTTCCGGGGATCTTCACCCTAAATCTCTCCATCTCCAACGTCATCCTCGCTCTCATCAACATGCCGGCCACTTTTCTCGGCGTGGCCAGCAGCGCGAAGCCCCTCAGGGACCCGCTGTGTCGCGCCGTGAGTTTCACCGAGACTTTCATCACCTGCAACGCCATGCTGAGCATGGCCGCGCTCAGCGTGGACAGGTGGGTGGCGGTGGTGTTTCCTCTCAGGTACTCCAGCAAGATGCGCTACCGGGACGCGCTTGTGATCGTGTCCTACTCCTGGCTCCACTCCTTCACTTTCTCCCTGATCCAGCTGATGATGGGCTGGGGGGCGTACAGCCACACGTACGCCTCCTGCACGCTGCACCTGGACGCTGAGGCGGCGTCGCATCGGAGTGCCTATGTCACCTTCACGGCGCTGTTCCACTGCAGCAGCTTCGCGCTCTGCCTCTTCGTCCTCTGCTTCGCCTACCTGAAGGTTCTGAGAGTCGCCAGGTCGCACTGCAAGAGGATAGATGTCATCACAGTGCAAACTCTGCTTCTGCTGGTGGATATTCACCCCAGGTGGAGAATGGTGTAGAGGGGGGGCGGGGTCGGGGGCacataaaatatgcatttgcTAATCTAAGTAACTTTTGCGCCTACTGATGTCAGTCATGAAATAATTTTGTCCtgtgtccgtctgtctgtctgtcagtgTAAAGGAGAGGTGTCTGGCCCAACAAAGGAAGAGAAGGCGGCGAGCCGCTAAAAAGATCTGCATCTTCATTGGTTCCTTCATCATCTGCTTTTCACCGTATGTCGTAACGAGGTAACAGCCTACTGTGGTGCTGACGTGTGTCTTCAAAATGTGTTTAGCGACGCGTGTTTCTATTCTGTTACTGTGGTACAGCAGAAGTGTCACGCTGGGTCCCAGGAAAGCATCCGAGGTCAACATCTCGACACTAATGCCGCTTTATAGATCTTGGAAATGAAATTATTCGTGTCAGGCCGGATTGGATTTTGTGATCAGTGCTGTTAAGAATGGACTTTGCTTTGCAAATATTATAACTATGTTATATTTGTTTAGAAGTGAATGACTTAATTAGTTACTTTCACAGACAGTCACAAAGGGCTATGAAACACAAGAAATAGATTATGCAAATCacaggacataaaaaaaacccatacatAAACAGGTGCATTAAATCTATTTATACataggataaaaataaaaatatgtatagtAGAAAAAGTGACATTACTCCTGAGCATATGCTGGACTAAGGAGATACTTAATTGCTTTGTTTCACTGGCAGCAACCTACAAAGGTGTGACCATAGTGTTCTCAGTCTTGTTCAAGCAACTTTTAAATCTGCAACGCGTTAGGCGTTGcagatttctctctctctaacGACTTTATAATATTGTAAAAGAACACGATTTTCACTCAtaaaaaatctgctttgtttGGTAAAATGATTTAGAATCCCCAAAGAGTGGTGGAgataacaaacaaaataaattgtatttagttatacagaaatatatttttccaccCCAGGGAAAAGTAAAGGTTTTACTCTGTTCTGCTATAATTTATagataaaaaatgcattataaaAATCTATCCCTAACCCCTGGTCGTTTTCTTTCTGAAGTCATCCAAAAATCTTCTTTAACAATTCAAAACAGTTTCTCTAAGCCCTGGCTAGCACTGGCATCTTAAAAAGAATTAcaatctttaatattttataaaagctCCCTGAATCCTCCACTTTTCTGGCAGGAAAATGAGCCCTGAGAGGGTCtctgtcagtttgttttcactgtaaataaTATATAGTATAGCCAGTATAAGTGTCTTACTCCTCCTTTCCTCTTCCTGCAGGCTTGTAGAATTGTTGCCCTCGGTGGATGTGCCCCGACATTGGGGCATTGCTACCAAATGCTTGGTCTATGCCAAGGCATCCAGCGATCCATTCGTTTACTGTCTTCTGCGACACCAGTACAGGAAGGTCCTGGTGAACGTCATCTGCCGCTTAGTGAGAAAGGACCACTACTTCCTGTCTGCGCACAGCACCAGCAGCGTGTGGGACACCTCGGATGAAAACTTTCCTGAGAGGATAACTTGAAGTCACCTGGTTTGAGTTAGTTGATTCTTTTGTGTCTTGTCAAGGGAGAGGGCAAACGTTAGTGTTTGGAGAAGAGGTCAAGGCCTAGCCCAGGGAGGTCACTTGAACACACCGCTCTGGTACAAAGACCAAGTAAATCTCAAAGTGTCCCAGACTCTACCGCTGTCTGCATGGCTGCTATGTTGGTGCGCTGAAAACTAAAGCATCCTGTTTATCACCATCTTGATGTGTCTCTGGAGTGATGTAATAGTGATCTTTGCAAGAGACTGTTGGAAAAATGTTACAGCTGATATTATTTCTTGTGTTAATGAAGTGTTATTGttgtgcacaaaataaaaataaatgtgtgaagCTATTAAATCACAGCAAGAAGGCGATTTAAACACCCCCGCCCCCACAGCCAGAGACATGCTGAGTCAAGCATGAGCTCATCAGACACAGGCATTGTATGTGGCTCATTATGCTCCAGTTGTCACCTCATGTAAAAGTGATCCCAACGcagaattttaatgaaaaagccAGAAAATGTGACATCTGCAATCATCTAAACTGCATGAACAGTGAAAGGTTGATCAAATGGGCCAGCCAATCCTGTCTTTCAGCATCTCGTTCTTTTTTCTGTGCAGGACAAAGACTGTTTGACTAGACATAGACTTAAAAATGGAGTCACTGGGTGGCCAGTTTTTGAAGGGGGGTACTTTACACTGATAAAGTCTAACATTGTGTCCACCTTGTTCAGCACATCTCACATATACGAGTGGATCAAATTTTGAGGTCTACAGTagatgattttctttaaaatcccAAGCCATTCTTGaatcatttttgctttgtaaTAAGGTACATTATGTTGTTGAACATAATGTACACAGCCAAAAGAGAATACTGTTTGTGTAAAAGGAcgtgcatgttttttttaaaaactttttatgctTGGTAAGTCAGAGTAATATCCACATAACTGGGGAGACTTGAGTTTTCTACTCACGATAATGACCAAAGTATTACCCTGTCTGTGGTGACTCAACACTGCAGACAATCATCCACTGGATGTTGAAGAAGATGTGATTTATCGGACCAGGCTATCTCCTTCCACTGCCCATGTTGCTGGTTTTAGTTGTGGTCATGGGGTCAGCATTTCCATCCGGACTGGCCTGCAGCTTTATAGCTCAATGTCTGAACAAACACCCTTCTGTCAGAGCCCGGATTGACTTCTTGAACACTTTCAGCGACAACATTAGCGTTGCGCAGGACAACAGGCGCCAGTTTTGACTACCCATGATGCTCTCGCTGGTTCATCGCTTTTGATACTGACCACTGTTCACCTGGAACATCCAAAAAGAGATGCAGTTTTGAAGGCGTTCTGACAAAGTCACCAAGCCACCACAGTTTGACGCTTATCAAAGCTTGTTCAAATCTTTACGCTTGTGCCTAATCTATACTTTATAGGAAGATATATAGTGAAGTCCAAAATTACTCATTACACTGTCAGcggtaattaaattaaattttaagtttACCAGCATTGATCTAAAGACTGAAAGGCGACATTGACATTTTGGAGTGGCCCAAACAGAATCTTGACTTGTGTCTGACAGAAATTATGTAGAGAGACCTAAAGATGAGGCTGCTGAGTAGAAGTAGACTTTATAACTGTacacatgtttattttcctaaaagaaaaagaaaatccagagcCCTAAAGTTCTCCTCTAAATGTTACATGTAGCTTATTGGAGGCCTCTAGAACCCCCGTCAGGTAGGTAATAGCTCCACATAATGGTGCATTGTTTTGAGGATGTAAAAGAGTGGAAAGTACGCGCAGAGGAAAGATGGAGGAAGGCGGGGAGAGGGTAAAGGCTCGTTGGATGCCTCAAGCTTTTATTACGCGTGTACGAAACAAGCATTCATCTTAACTTTCGTGACCACCCCAGCCACGTTCTTCTACTCTCTCTATCTCtagcgcgcgcgcacacacacatcaaccccctctcccccccacaccccccccccccccccccccccccccacacacacacacacacacggagtgAAATATGATCGGCGCAGCAAAGAGCCGCAGTCCCATGTTCGGGTCAGGGATGCTCTCTGCGCAGCAGACAAAGGACGGAGCTCTGTGCTGTGGGTGGTAATTATCAGGGAGctcagaagaggaaggaaaCGGAAAGGCAGTAGCTTCAACCAAACTTACTGCCACATCACACAAGCGGCTTCCTTGAAGCGCAGCATGCATTTGGAAGTTTTGGCgctgctgtttttcttggcGTGGAGTTGCCTTTGCGCCCCGCAGCAGCCGTGTCATCCAGGAGACGAATTTTTAGGTAAGAGGAAAAACAATGGCCGCGCTCATGTTTGGTCACATCGCAATCAGAGGCCGAAATGCAAAGTTCTCCTGGGGCGAAAATAGGAGACAATGGGCTCGCTTTTTCATTTAGGACAGTGGATGATTCTGTCAGTTCTATATTGTTACCAACATTTAAACCTGTGTTTAGAAATCATTTACtatgtgctaaaaaaaaaaaaaaaaaaaaagttgagttgAACTAACTGATTGCTGTAGTACTCGTCGTTTTCTCTCattgttttgcagtgtttctCAGCCTAATTTCGGGACGTATAAAGTTGGAACCTCTCACGGGTTTCTATTGTTTTTACCCACAACTCTCTTAATTGTTAACTCACAGTCCACTCTTTCAAGTTCAGTTCGTCGTGCTTTTGAAGATGTCGCCCCCTGGCGTTGAGTTTGGGATTcattgctttgtgtgtgtgtgtgtgtgtgtgtgtgtgtgtgcgcgcgtgtgcgcgcgcgcgcgcgcgtgtgtgtgtgtgtcattctCGGTTTTCCTCACAGGAAgatgcagcaggagcagcagccgCAGCGCACACGATGAAAGACGTATGTGTCTGTTTAGCTTTTCTTTCTACACGGAGTTGAGTTCATAAAATACAGAAGcgcaaagtaaaataaatcttacaCGTGAAGGATCTTTGAAGTATGCTGTTTTCAAGCCGTAGTTGTCCTTTGTGGAAGAATAAGCTGCGTCAAATACAAAATGCATGATAATCACTCGTGCTAAAcgttttttaaataacagatttttgatagtctaaaagaaaatctgaagaaaagagCCACATTAAAGTGAGTTTCTTGTTATTGTTTTGAGGAACAAAGTATTTGCAGAGCTACAAAGTACTgcactaaaatgtaaaattattattattaattattttcccaTCAATGTGTATGTGTGGCCTTGATGAGAAATACAatgtttttgtccaaaaaacaaaaacaatttaacatgTTCTTGCTCCATCAGTACTATTCTTGTAATAAATTTTCTTTACCTTTACTGTGTTCCAGCAGCTACCTGCACAGAGCTGAACCTGGGCTACTGCAATGATCTGGGGTACTCAGCGTGAGTCATACTGCGTAGAAAGCCAAGCAAATGACAACAGAACAAAGACATTACCCccaatttgttttttgaacCACATTAATGTTTAAATTCACATCAGCTCTTCTCGGGGATTATGCAAAATGAACACTTTTATACCTGTCAGTACAGACATGGGGAAGAATTACTTTAGGTACAATTTTTCTGCCTCTATGTTTAATACATTAAGTAGCAGATGGGTGCTGCCAACAAAATGAACTCAAGTACTTTAAGACTCAATAGGCAACATTGACCCTATctgtaaaatactttatttgtcAATTAGggtttataatatatttttcaaactgaTTGTAGTCAATTATTTACCTCAGGAATAAATATTCAGAAGATGAAATGAATTGGAAATCTTCCTAGGAGTAGAGGTCCACTCCAAGGTTAGACTTTACAATACTCACAGAAACTGCAAAAAGCCCAAGAGCCACGTCTAAAAGGCTAAAGTTTCCCAGCACAGttataataatacaaaatatgtaTTGTTTAAATATGTCTTGCAGCCAGGACACAACCAAGGTTTCCTAAGTTGTATCTAAATAAACTACTTCCAGTGTCTTTTGCACATAATAACAGAGTAGAGATGTTTGGCTATAATTTGCAGCACTATGTTACTATGTAAGgcaaaaactaaacagcatcTTATCAAAAACATCTCATCTGTGATGATGCAATAGCTTAGCTCAGAGTTTAGTTCAATAAGACAATTATCTCAAACCCACCATCACATTCttcaacaagaagaaaataataatatatgaaCAAGAGTTGCAATGACTTAgtcaaatttcagattttattctgacTGAAGCGCTTTGCTGAGTCTCAAGAGAACTGTGCAGAGATAAATGTCTGGAAAATTCAAAGAACTGAAACAGCTGGCCAAGATTTCACCAACAATAACATGAGAAATGTATGGCTCTTGATAAAGATTTAGAGACTTTGTCAAGTTATTGCTTCTAACCATGGCTCCACAAACTATTGATGCATACGTAGggtctttgtaaatatttccataAGAGCATTCTTATCCCCCCATTTCTACAGAACCATATTCCCCAACATTCTTGGTCACCGGAGTCGTTTTGAGGCTGAGTCAGGAGCAGAGTACCTCCTCCTGAGTGTCATCCATGGTCTCCTCAATGGTGAGTGCTCCCCCGAGATCCGTCTGGTAGGATGTTCTGTGCTGGCCTCGCCGTGTCGGGACAACAAGATGATCAAACCGTGCCGCAGCACATGCGAAGCATTGAGAAAAGACTGCATGCACGCCTTTGAGGCCATAGAGATGGCCTGGCCCTACTTCCTGGATTGTGATCGCTTCTTTGCTGCAAATGAGGAGGGGTGTTTTGACCCGCTATCTGGACTGAAAGGTAAAAATCAGAGTCTTGTGCCACTTGGACCCTTTATGCTGAGGTAATGTTTGAAACCAACACAACCAGCCCTCTGTCCTCTCCCACATATTCCCGTCATTCACCCCTCCAGCCAGACAGGAGGTGACATTGTCCAGTCTCTCTCCCGAAGAACCGAGCACCATCATCCAGTTCATCTATGCCTCTAACGCCCAGATGTACAGCTTACTGAAGAGGACGGCAGCCAAGTGCTCCCACATCTCTCATGTCTACAGCATCGGACGAAGCACCGAAGGCAGAGATTTGTTGGTTATCGAATTCACTGACAACCCAGGACATCATGAGCTGCGTGAGTGAACAGCATCACACTGGTCTGACTTTTACAACAATTCTGTGAAAAAGATATTCTTCTGTTTCCGCTATTTAGTCACATGCAAATGTTTCCGGTCATCAGTCAAATCATCGactaaatttctttttagtaTCATAGATAACCAAAGTAAATAcgaaatgcagttttcaaataatttttttattggaggggaaaaaagccaTTCAGACCAGCCGGGTTTTATGTAACTACTTCCCAAACTTAATTAAGCTACATTTTGTAGCAATAATTACCATAGAGGATCTGTGATATTTGGCAATGAGTCTTCTACATGCTGTAAATGAATTTTgacccactcttctttgcagaattgttttaattcagcaacACTTGGTAGTTTTTGAGCCCAAATGGCCTGTTTAATGTCATGCCAAAATGACACATTTGGATTTAATATTCCAACTTTGATGAGGCCAGttcaaaacctttatttttttttgttttttgctaagTTGGAGTTCGATTTTCTAATGAGTTCTGAACCTTATTACTGCTTTATAACCGAATTTTGACTGAGCTCAAGGTTAcagttttttggatattttccttCAAGACGTTATGGTTGAGAGCAGAGTTCAAGGTCCCATCACTAGCAGCAAGTTGTTCAGGTCTTCAAGAAGGAATGtatttcagaacatcaaacagatttaaatattagtcaaagaCAATgcaagtaaatacaaaatgcaagttttaaatgaaggtgtttattgctaagagagagaaaaaatccCAACCCATATGGCCaagatttaagtgttttttattgtgcTCATTTCCATTTTCGTTTTCTGCAGTGGAGCCAGAGATTAAGTTGATTGGCAACATGCATGGAAATGAGGTGCTAGGACGTCAGCTGCTCATCTACTTAGCGCAGTACCTGTGCTCGGAGTACACCCTGGGAAACCAACGAATTCAGTCCATCATTAACAACACTCGCATTCACATTCTGGCCTCCATGAACCCTGACGGTTACGAGGTGGCGGCCTCAGAGGTAGAGGAAAGCAATGACCCGGAGCTCTCCAACCAGGAAGTAAATATTGTTAACAAAACGAAGGACAAACCACCATTATCCGCTCTCAATCCTCTTTGGCTGCTGTGCTTCTTTTGCTCGTGCTTTTAACGTTGGAGAATGCAAACTTCTATCAATAATTTTTCTGACAGTCTGATCATCCCACTAGTCTGGGAATGATCCAAGCCTCAAATGATAAACCAATGTGGTCAGGATAAGGacaaataaaattcacagatgacttctgttttcattttcagaaatgtcttcCAACAGGTTGAACACTTCAGCTGACTCTGGAAATTGCATGTTTCCAAAATGGGCACCAacaccttttgtgtttttctgatgttCTGCACATTCACTCATACATCAGACCTAATCATTTGCCTCCAATATCTGCAAGGACATTATTAGATTAACTGGTCATGTGCATGCTACAGTGTGTGTATTTACACCTCCAATCAGGTCAGATGGAAGCTACTGTTTGGAAATAAGGTGTTTCAGCCAGTTTGGGTCAGAACTGAGTCtcacattgcatggttaaaatattaatttgatttatcttTCCTGGTTGACGGGCTGTGAtcaaatttttaattcattaagaGCAGCTACTTGAAATTTGTCTTTTGACATGCATTGCATGTGTGCTAGTAATTCCCAAAGAGTGTCTTAAATGGCAAAGTTTTGCTTTCTAGTCAACATCTGACATATAGAAGAGGAAActgtttctatatttttgcaTGTATATGGCAACATGCAGGGCTGTCCAACATGACCCctcattcatttatatttttgttttcaaagagcCAGAGTTTTTATCATCTTTTAAAGTGGCCTTCATCAATAGTCCTCCAGTATTACAACATTTATCTAtagatttttaaactttttttttcacctgtgCACATAAAGTCTAGTTATTATGTTGGCTCcataacataaataataaaatagaagcTTAGCCCTTTATACACAATCTGAATCATTAAATGTTTGTAAGCAAAACATCTAAGTCAATAATAAGTTATCCAGAAGATTGTACTCTGCCaacctgaacaaaacaaatgtgtctCTGCTTTCATGTTGTTGTATTGGTTAAAGTCAACATCTTGTACTCAGTAGCATCTTCGGCATGTCCTTGATTGGAACCAACATAATTATGCTTTTCTGGCAGCTTTCTGATAATCATctcatttcagcaaaatattattttacaggTAATCAAACTGATGGTAACGTCAATTTTGGCATATTTCATTGATTTAGCTAAGAACAACTTAAACTAATCATGTGTTTCTGCATCAGACTGCTACTAACAATACACCTTATAACAATTTCTAATAAAGTATTTGCTAAGTGCTCTGTATGTAGAAACTTGCTTTTTGAGGTAAGATTCCTTATTAAATAAAGCTATCAGGTAATGCTCCAGAAATGGGGGGAAGCATATACACAagctttaaaatacattcagaaaACCTGGGGACACATACAGTAGATCAAGGTAACTTTAAATGACTGCAGAGAAATCTGGttctt
Proteins encoded in this region:
- the LOC114143961 gene encoding G-protein coupled receptor 26-like, with translation MWQGWFVTAVGGQELSAWRTLHSIPPTEAANTGLQEMSIPQFLLKGSVVVSAVVALLTNFSVLLCFTQSAELRSHVPGIFTLNLSISNVILALINMPATFLGVASSAKPLRDPLCRAVSFTETFITCNAMLSMAALSVDRWVAVVFPLRYSSKMRYRDALVIVSYSWLHSFTFSLIQLMMGWGAYSHTYASCTLHLDAEAASHRSAYVTFTALFHCSSFALCLFVLCFAYLKVLRVARSHCKRIDVITVQTLLLLVDIHPSVKERCLAQQRKRRRRAAKKICIFIGSFIICFSPYVVTRLVELLPSVDVPRHWGIATKCLVYAKASSDPFVYCLLRHQYRKVLVNVICRLVRKDHYFLSAHSTSSVWDTSDENFPERIT